In Cupriavidus taiwanensis, the following proteins share a genomic window:
- a CDS encoding amidohydrolase — protein MAARRTASRSTTRFALAGLALAAGLLCHSAQAQTPAAPAGADALHAQIETRARAVEKQLIAWRRDIHQHPELGNYETRTAKLVADHLRKLGMEVKTGVAKTGVVGVLRGGKPGPVVALRADMDALPVKERVDVPFASKAKGQYLGKEVDVMHACGHDTHVAILMATAEVLAGMKDQLPGSVKFIFQPAEESPADFEPNGSNMWGAKQMVAEGVLDNPKVDAIFGLHVTSGIESGKLGWRSGASMAAADQFWIDVKGRQTHGARPWGGIDPIVVASQIVMGLQTIQSRQVNAMLEPSVITVGTFHGGNRMNIVPEKVEMMGTIRTYDEGMKKDIHARMKRTTEAIASSAGAEANFRVVELYNATINQPALTEKMAPTLQRVAGEGNWMITPKATASEDFSFYQEKVPGLFFNLGVTPKGQDVTKAPSNHSPEFYVDEPALINGVRALSSLTVDYMVMAQR, from the coding sequence ATGGCCGCACGTCGCACCGCATCCCGTTCCACCACCCGTTTCGCCCTCGCCGGCCTGGCCCTGGCCGCCGGCCTGCTGTGCCACAGCGCGCAGGCGCAGACGCCTGCCGCACCCGCCGGCGCCGATGCGCTGCATGCCCAGATCGAAACCCGCGCCAGGGCGGTGGAAAAGCAGCTGATCGCCTGGCGCCGCGATATCCACCAGCATCCCGAACTGGGCAACTACGAAACCCGCACCGCAAAGCTGGTGGCGGACCACCTGCGCAAGCTCGGCATGGAGGTAAAGACCGGCGTGGCCAAGACCGGCGTGGTCGGCGTGCTCAGGGGCGGCAAGCCCGGACCGGTGGTGGCGCTGCGCGCCGACATGGACGCGCTGCCGGTGAAAGAGCGCGTCGACGTGCCGTTCGCGTCCAAGGCCAAGGGCCAGTACCTGGGCAAGGAAGTCGACGTGATGCACGCCTGCGGCCATGACACGCACGTGGCAATCCTCATGGCCACGGCCGAGGTGCTGGCCGGCATGAAGGACCAGCTGCCCGGCTCGGTCAAGTTCATCTTCCAGCCGGCCGAGGAAAGCCCCGCCGACTTCGAGCCCAACGGCTCGAACATGTGGGGTGCCAAGCAGATGGTGGCCGAGGGCGTGCTGGACAACCCGAAGGTCGACGCGATCTTCGGCCTGCACGTCACCAGCGGCATCGAATCGGGCAAGCTGGGCTGGCGCAGCGGCGCCTCGATGGCGGCGGCCGACCAGTTCTGGATCGACGTCAAGGGCCGCCAGACGCACGGCGCGCGGCCGTGGGGCGGGATCGACCCGATCGTGGTGGCGTCGCAGATCGTGATGGGCCTGCAGACCATCCAGAGCCGCCAGGTCAATGCCATGCTGGAACCGTCGGTGATCACCGTGGGCACCTTCCACGGCGGCAACCGCATGAATATCGTGCCGGAGAAGGTCGAGATGATGGGCACCATCCGCACCTATGACGAAGGCATGAAGAAGGACATCCACGCCCGCATGAAGCGCACCACCGAGGCCATTGCCTCGAGCGCCGGGGCCGAGGCGAATTTCCGCGTGGTCGAGCTGTACAACGCCACCATCAACCAGCCGGCGCTGACCGAGAAGATGGCGCCCACGCTGCAGCGCGTGGCCGGCGAGGGCAACTGGATGATCACGCCCAAGGCCACCGCGTCGGAGGACTTCTCGTTCTACCAGGAGAAGGTGCCGGGCCTGTTCTTCAATCTCGGCGTGACGCCCAAGGGCCAGGACGTGACCAAGGCGCCATCGAATCACTCGCCGGAGTTCTATGTGGATGAGCCGGCGCTGATCAACGGCGTGCGCGCGCTGTCCAGCCTGACCGTGGACTACATGGTGATGGCGCAGCGCTGA
- the argE gene encoding acetylornithine deacetylase yields the protein MPTQAAPAQAAPAHSRQPVPETAARGSALEWTQRLVAYDTTSRNSNLGLIESVRDHFLAKGLKPHLSYNPQQDKANLFVTVPAANGETNGGIVLSGHTDVVPVDGQAWTTDPFKPVVRDGKLYGRGTCDMKGFIGTSLSLLPAILEARLREPVHYALSFDEEIGCMGAPYLLAELRERGVTPGGCIVGEPTSMRVIVAHKGINAYRCCVRGQAAHSSLTPRGVNAIEYAARLICFIRDIADEFKANGPYDQAFDVPYTTAQTGTIQGGIALNTIPALCEFVFEFRNLPGVDPEAIYARIQAYANDVLLPKMRAEHADADLTLSKIAAAPSLDVAEQEAITQLVRALTADRDTNKVAYGTEAGLFQRAGIPAVVCGPGDIQQAHKPDEFVALEQLVACEAFLHKVVDSLRVS from the coding sequence ATGCCGACCCAAGCCGCCCCAGCCCAAGCCGCTCCAGCCCATTCCCGCCAGCCCGTCCCTGAAACCGCCGCGCGCGGCAGCGCGCTGGAATGGACTCAGCGTCTGGTCGCGTACGACACCACCAGCCGCAATTCCAACCTGGGACTGATCGAGTCGGTGCGCGACCATTTCCTGGCCAAGGGGTTGAAGCCGCATCTGAGCTACAACCCGCAACAGGACAAGGCCAACCTGTTCGTCACCGTGCCCGCGGCCAATGGCGAAACCAACGGCGGCATCGTGCTGTCGGGCCATACCGACGTGGTGCCGGTGGACGGCCAGGCCTGGACCACCGACCCGTTCAAGCCGGTGGTGCGCGACGGCAAGCTGTACGGCCGCGGCACCTGCGACATGAAGGGCTTTATCGGCACCAGCCTGTCGCTGCTGCCCGCCATCCTCGAGGCCCGCCTGCGCGAGCCGGTGCACTACGCGCTGTCGTTCGACGAAGAGATCGGCTGCATGGGCGCGCCCTACCTGCTGGCCGAACTGCGCGAGCGCGGCGTGACTCCCGGCGGCTGCATCGTCGGCGAACCCACCAGCATGCGCGTGATCGTCGCGCACAAGGGCATCAACGCCTACCGCTGCTGCGTGCGCGGCCAGGCCGCGCATTCGTCGCTGACGCCGCGCGGCGTCAACGCCATCGAATACGCGGCGCGGCTGATCTGCTTCATCCGCGACATCGCCGACGAGTTCAAGGCCAACGGCCCCTACGACCAGGCCTTCGACGTGCCCTACACCACCGCGCAGACCGGCACCATCCAGGGCGGCATTGCGCTCAACACGATCCCGGCGCTGTGCGAGTTCGTGTTCGAGTTCCGCAACCTGCCAGGCGTCGATCCGGAAGCGATCTACGCGCGCATCCAGGCCTATGCCAACGACGTGCTGCTGCCGAAGATGCGCGCCGAACATGCCGATGCCGACCTGACGCTGAGCAAGATCGCCGCCGCGCCGTCGCTCGACGTGGCCGAGCAGGAAGCGATCACGCAACTGGTACGCGCGCTGACCGCGGACCGCGACACCAACAAGGTGGCCTACGGCACCGAGGCCGGGCTGTTCCAGCGCGCGGGCATTCCGGCGGTGGTATGCGGGCCCGGCGATATCCAGCAGGCGCACAAGCCGGACGAGTTCGTTGCGCTGGAACAGCTGGTCGCGTGCGAGGCGTTCCTGCACAAGGTGGTGGACAGCCTGCGCGTGAGCTGA
- the mfd gene encoding transcription-repair coupling factor gives MPDATPAFPFVNLPLVKPGLRHSVAGLRGSADALAVAAYARQHRARAPMLAVVCSHAVDAQRLAEEIPWFAPELRVRLLPDWETLPYDSFSPHQDLVSERLATLHDIQSGQCDVMLVPATTALYRLAPPAFLAAYTFFFKQGERLDEAALKAQFTLAGYEHVSAVMRPGEYSVRGGLIDLYPMGSALPYRIDLFGDEIETIRAFDPDTQRSLYPVREVRLLPGREFPLDEVARTAFRGRWREVFEGDPTKSPIYKDIGNGVPSAGIEYYLPLFFEHSATVFDYLPADTQLVFAGNIDEAIRRFWADTTQRYNFMRHDRERPLLPPADLFLSEEQFFVAAKPMARLVLQVEAGAEQPAFSGILPDVAVNRRAEDPLVNLESLLLDKQTRVLMCADSAGRRETLLQLFAESGLRPHPVEDFAAFLAGDAHFSIAVAPLQSGFALPQAQLAFVTEAELYAGTARRTGRRKQEQASAVDSMVRDLAELKIGDPVVHSEHGIGRYQGLVTLDMGQGDEEFLHLDYDKGSKLYVPVHQLHVISRYSGADPDTAPLHHLGSGQWDKAKRKAAQQIRDTAAELLNLYARRAAREGFAFPLSPKDYETFAESFGFEETPDQAAAIAAVIADMTSGKPMDRLVCGDVGFGKTEVALRAAFVAVLGGKQVAMLAPTTLLAEQHFQTLSDRFAEWPVRIVELSRFKTKKEIDAAIKQINEGSVDIVIGTHKILSDQVKFQRLGLVIIDEEHRFGVRQKEALKSLRAEVDVLTLTATPIPRTLGMALEGLRDFSVIATAPQKRLAIKTFVRREEDGVIREAILRELKRGGQVYFLHNEVETIENKRAKLAELVPEARIAVAHGQMHERELERVMRDFVSRRDNILLCTTIIETGIDVPTANTILIHRADKFGLAQLHQLRGRVGRSHHQAYAYLLVHDVDGLTKQAQRRLEAIQQMEELGSGFYLAMHDLEIRGAGEVLGDKQSGEIHEIGFQLYTDMLNHAVKALKAGKEPDLMAPLAATTEINLGTPALLPNDYCADVHERLSLYKRLANCETPERVDDIQEELVDRFGRLPAQAQALVETHRLRIAAAPLGVRKIDAGEATISVQFVPNPPIDAMRIIDLVQKNRHIKLAGQDKLRIEAKMPDVAVRAQTIKHTLRQLA, from the coding sequence ATGCCTGACGCCACGCCCGCCTTTCCCTTTGTCAACCTGCCGCTGGTCAAGCCGGGGCTGCGCCACAGCGTGGCCGGCCTGCGCGGCTCGGCCGATGCGCTCGCGGTGGCCGCTTATGCGCGCCAGCACCGCGCGCGCGCGCCGATGCTGGCGGTGGTGTGCTCGCATGCGGTCGATGCGCAGCGCCTGGCCGAGGAAATCCCGTGGTTCGCGCCGGAGTTGCGCGTGCGCCTGCTGCCCGACTGGGAAACCCTGCCCTACGACAGCTTTTCGCCGCACCAGGACCTGGTCTCGGAACGACTGGCGACGCTGCACGACATCCAGAGCGGCCAGTGCGACGTGATGCTGGTGCCCGCCACCACCGCGCTGTACCGGCTGGCGCCGCCGGCCTTCCTGGCCGCCTACACCTTCTTCTTCAAGCAGGGCGAGCGGCTCGACGAGGCCGCGCTCAAGGCGCAGTTCACGCTGGCGGGCTACGAGCATGTCAGCGCGGTGATGCGGCCCGGAGAATACAGCGTGCGCGGCGGCCTGATCGACCTGTACCCGATGGGCTCGGCGCTGCCATACCGCATCGACCTGTTCGGCGACGAGATCGAGACCATCCGCGCCTTCGATCCGGACACGCAGCGCAGCCTGTATCCGGTCAGGGAAGTGCGGCTGCTGCCCGGGCGCGAGTTCCCGCTCGACGAAGTCGCGCGCACCGCCTTCCGCGGCCGCTGGCGCGAGGTGTTCGAAGGCGACCCGACCAAGTCGCCGATCTACAAGGACATCGGCAACGGCGTGCCGTCGGCCGGCATCGAATACTACCTGCCGCTGTTCTTCGAGCACAGCGCCACCGTGTTCGACTACCTGCCCGCCGACACCCAGCTCGTATTCGCCGGCAACATCGACGAGGCCATCCGCCGCTTCTGGGCCGATACCACCCAGCGCTACAACTTCATGCGCCACGACCGCGAGCGCCCGCTGCTGCCGCCCGCGGACCTGTTCCTGTCCGAGGAGCAGTTCTTCGTCGCCGCCAAGCCGATGGCGCGGCTGGTGCTGCAGGTGGAAGCCGGCGCGGAGCAGCCGGCATTCTCGGGCATCCTGCCAGACGTCGCGGTCAACCGCCGCGCCGAAGACCCGCTGGTCAACCTGGAGTCGCTGCTGCTCGACAAGCAGACCCGCGTGCTGATGTGCGCCGACTCCGCCGGGCGGCGCGAGACGCTGCTGCAACTCTTTGCCGAAAGCGGCCTGCGCCCGCATCCGGTCGAAGACTTTGCCGCGTTTCTGGCCGGCGACGCGCATTTCTCGATCGCGGTGGCGCCGCTGCAGAGCGGCTTTGCGCTGCCGCAGGCGCAACTGGCCTTCGTCACCGAAGCCGAGCTGTACGCCGGCACCGCGCGACGCACCGGCCGCCGCAAGCAGGAGCAGGCCTCGGCCGTCGATTCGATGGTACGCGACCTGGCCGAGCTGAAGATCGGCGATCCGGTGGTGCACAGCGAGCACGGCATCGGCCGCTACCAGGGCCTGGTGACGCTCGACATGGGCCAGGGCGACGAGGAATTCCTGCACCTGGACTACGACAAGGGCAGCAAGCTCTACGTGCCGGTGCACCAGCTGCACGTGATCTCGCGCTATTCGGGCGCCGATCCCGATACCGCGCCGCTGCACCACCTCGGCTCCGGCCAGTGGGACAAGGCCAAGCGTAAGGCCGCGCAGCAGATCCGCGACACCGCCGCCGAACTGCTCAACCTGTACGCGCGCCGCGCCGCGCGCGAGGGCTTCGCCTTCCCGCTCTCGCCCAAGGACTACGAGACCTTCGCCGAGAGCTTCGGCTTCGAGGAAACCCCCGACCAGGCCGCCGCGATCGCCGCGGTGATCGCCGACATGACCTCGGGCAAGCCGATGGACCGGCTGGTGTGCGGCGACGTCGGCTTCGGCAAGACCGAGGTGGCGCTGCGCGCGGCCTTTGTCGCCGTGCTCGGCGGCAAGCAGGTGGCGATGCTGGCGCCGACCACGCTGCTGGCCGAACAGCATTTCCAGACGCTGTCCGACCGCTTCGCCGAATGGCCGGTGCGCATCGTCGAGCTGTCGCGCTTCAAGACCAAGAAAGAGATCGACGCGGCCATCAAGCAGATCAACGAGGGCAGCGTCGACATCGTCATCGGCACCCACAAGATCCTGTCCGACCAGGTAAAATTCCAGCGCCTGGGCCTGGTCATCATCGACGAGGAACACCGCTTCGGCGTGCGCCAGAAGGAAGCGCTGAAGTCGCTGCGCGCCGAGGTCGACGTGCTGACGCTGACCGCCACGCCGATCCCGCGCACGCTGGGCATGGCGCTGGAAGGGCTGCGCGACTTCTCGGTGATCGCCACCGCGCCGCAGAAGCGGCTCGCGATCAAGACCTTCGTGCGGCGCGAGGAAGACGGCGTGATCCGCGAGGCCATCCTGCGCGAGCTCAAGCGCGGCGGGCAGGTCTACTTCCTGCACAACGAGGTCGAGACCATCGAGAACAAGCGCGCGAAGCTCGCCGAGCTGGTGCCCGAGGCGCGCATCGCGGTGGCGCACGGCCAGATGCACGAGCGCGAGCTGGAGCGCGTGATGCGCGACTTCGTCTCGCGCCGCGACAACATCCTGCTGTGCACCACCATCATCGAGACCGGCATCGACGTGCCGACCGCCAACACCATCCTGATCCACCGCGCCGACAAGTTCGGGCTGGCCCAGCTGCACCAGCTGCGCGGCCGCGTCGGGCGTTCGCACCACCAGGCCTATGCCTACCTGCTGGTGCATGATGTCGACGGCCTGACCAAGCAGGCGCAGCGCCGGCTCGAGGCAATCCAGCAGATGGAGGAACTGGGCTCGGGCTTCTACCTGGCCATGCACGACCTGGAAATCCGCGGCGCTGGCGAGGTGCTGGGCGACAAGCAGTCGGGCGAAATCCACGAGATCGGCTTCCAGCTATACACCGACATGCTCAACCACGCGGTCAAGGCGCTCAAGGCCGGCAAGGAGCCCGACCTGATGGCGCCGCTGGCCGCCACCACCGAGATCAACCTGGGCACGCCGGCGCTGCTGCCCAACGACTACTGCGCCGACGTGCACGAGCGCCTGTCGCTGTACAAGCGGCTGGCCAACTGCGAGACCCCCGAGCGCGTCGACGATATCCAGGAAGAGCTGGTCGACCGCTTCGGCCGGCTGCCGGCGCAGGCGCAGGCGCTGGTGGAAACGCACCGGCTGCGCATCGCCGCGGCGCCGCTGGGCGTGCGCAAGATCGATGCCGGCGAAGCCACCATCAGCGTGCAGTTCGTGCCCAACCCGCCGATCGACGCGATGCGCATCATCGACCTGGTGCAGAAGAACCGCCATATCAAGCTGGCGGGACAGGACAAGCTGCGCATCGAGGCCAAGATGCCGGACGTGGCGGTGCGCGCGCAGACCATCAAGCATACGCTGCGGCAACTGGCGTAG
- the ispD gene encoding 2-C-methyl-D-erythritol 4-phosphate cytidylyltransferase, which yields MSARRFALIPCAGTGSRAGGAVPKQYQTVAGRPMIWYALAAFSACDAISATALVLAPDDMPLESRFGAAAFAGLRFDTAFVGGDSRHASVLAGLHHLAQLGASDADWVLVHDAARPGLTPAMVHALVRAVESDGDDDPDAAIGGILAVPVPDTLKRAQDDARIGTTVPREGLWQAQTPQMFRLGVLRQALQDAMAAGAVVTDEASAIERLGLHPRLVNGSLRNFKVTYPEDFALAEVLLGSHAKGA from the coding sequence GTGTCCGCTCGCCGCTTTGCCCTGATTCCCTGTGCCGGTACCGGCAGCCGCGCCGGCGGTGCCGTGCCCAAGCAATACCAGACCGTGGCCGGCCGGCCGATGATCTGGTACGCGCTGGCGGCGTTCTCGGCGTGCGACGCCATCAGCGCCACCGCGCTGGTACTGGCACCCGACGACATGCCGCTGGAATCGCGCTTCGGCGCTGCCGCCTTTGCCGGGCTGCGCTTCGATACCGCCTTTGTCGGCGGCGACAGCCGCCATGCCTCGGTGCTGGCGGGCCTGCACCACCTGGCGCAGCTGGGCGCGAGCGACGCCGACTGGGTGCTGGTGCACGATGCCGCGCGCCCGGGCCTGACCCCGGCGATGGTCCACGCGCTGGTGCGCGCGGTGGAAAGCGACGGCGACGACGATCCGGACGCCGCCATCGGCGGCATCCTGGCGGTGCCGGTGCCGGATACGCTGAAGCGGGCCCAGGATGACGCCCGCATCGGCACCACCGTGCCGCGCGAAGGGTTGTGGCAGGCCCAGACGCCGCAGATGTTCCGCCTGGGCGTGCTGCGCCAGGCGCTGCAGGACGCCATGGCGGCCGGCGCGGTGGTGACCGACGAGGCCAGCGCGATCGAGCGCCTGGGCCTGCATCCGCGGCTGGTGAACGGCTCGCTGCGCAATTTCAAGGTGACTTACCCGGAGGACTTCGCGCTGGCCGAAGTGCTGCTGGGCAGCCACGCCAAAGGAGCATGA
- the ispF gene encoding 2-C-methyl-D-erythritol 2,4-cyclodiphosphate synthase, which translates to MMPFDIRVGQGYDVHALVPGRKLILGGVEIPHDRGLLGHSDADALLHAVTDALFGAAALGDIGRHFPDTDARFAGADSRALLREAARRVREAGYEIGNVDVTVIAQAPKLAPHIGAMVANLAEDLAIARGRCNVKAKTNEKLGFEGRQEGIVAQAAVLLWRASVADAQD; encoded by the coding sequence ATGATGCCTTTCGATATCCGGGTGGGGCAGGGCTATGACGTCCACGCGCTGGTGCCCGGCCGCAAGCTGATCCTGGGCGGGGTCGAGATCCCGCACGACCGTGGCCTGCTGGGCCATTCCGATGCCGATGCGCTGCTGCACGCGGTCACCGACGCGCTCTTCGGCGCGGCCGCGCTGGGCGATATCGGCCGTCATTTCCCCGACACCGACGCACGCTTTGCTGGCGCCGACAGCCGCGCGCTGCTGCGCGAGGCGGCACGCCGCGTGCGCGAGGCCGGCTATGAGATCGGCAATGTCGACGTCACGGTGATCGCGCAGGCGCCCAAGCTGGCGCCGCATATCGGCGCCATGGTGGCCAACCTGGCCGAAGACCTGGCGATTGCGCGCGGGCGCTGCAACGTCAAGGCCAAGACCAACGAGAAGCTGGGCTTCGAAGGCCGCCAGGAAGGCATCGTGGCGCAGGCCGCGGTGTTGCTCTGGCGCGCCTCGGTGGCGGACGCGCAGGACTGA
- a CDS encoding GNAT family N-acetyltransferase: protein MTLPSPTSPRFHYRLAAVHDWGDIAAVTQQAYGQYELAIMEDCRASFQRGMQAVLATSHPDMEWWVAETDHGIMGAVLFCHPGATLPALDGSTITLTQPEARLLSVSPQARGLGLGRTLMQICIQRARDIGASTLVVRTMPEMASANRLCQQMGFTKRTEAGARSGAMARLIDYTYAIPPEDTAADTPRA from the coding sequence ATGACCCTGCCTTCGCCGACTTCCCCCCGCTTCCATTACCGCCTGGCGGCGGTGCATGACTGGGGCGATATCGCCGCCGTCACGCAACAGGCCTACGGGCAATACGAGCTCGCCATCATGGAAGATTGCCGCGCCTCGTTCCAGCGCGGCATGCAGGCCGTGCTGGCGACCAGCCACCCGGACATGGAATGGTGGGTGGCGGAGACCGATCACGGCATCATGGGCGCGGTGCTGTTCTGCCACCCGGGCGCGACACTGCCGGCGCTGGACGGCAGCACCATCACCCTGACCCAGCCCGAAGCACGGCTGCTGTCGGTCAGCCCGCAGGCGCGCGGCCTGGGGCTGGGCCGCACGCTGATGCAGATCTGCATCCAGCGCGCGCGCGATATCGGCGCGTCGACGCTGGTGGTGCGCACCATGCCCGAAATGGCGTCGGCCAACCGCCTGTGCCAGCAAATGGGATTCACCAAGCGCACCGAGGCCGGCGCACGCAGCGGCGCGATGGCGCGGCTGATTGACTACACCTACGCCATCCCGCCCGAAGACACCGCGGCAGACACGCCGCGCGCCTGA
- a CDS encoding carboxymuconolactone decarboxylase family protein, which yields MEFLSTIKNLIPDYAKDIRLNVDGTIARSSLEGNDAVGVALAAAFAAQSKVLVDAIRNAGVLSPEETNGALTAAALMGMNNTWYPYVEMADDPDLASQPAGLRMNAYATHGGVDKRRFEMYALAASIVGKCHFCVKSHYQLLKNEQGMTAQQLRDVGRIAAVIVAAANVIAAQ from the coding sequence ATGGAATTCCTCAGCACGATTAAGAATCTTATCCCCGACTACGCCAAGGACATCCGCCTGAACGTGGACGGCACCATCGCCCGTTCCTCGCTGGAAGGCAACGATGCGGTCGGCGTGGCGCTGGCGGCGGCATTCGCGGCGCAGAGCAAGGTGCTGGTGGACGCCATCCGCAATGCCGGCGTGCTGTCGCCCGAGGAAACCAACGGCGCGCTGACCGCGGCGGCGCTGATGGGCATGAACAACACCTGGTATCCGTATGTCGAGATGGCCGACGATCCGGACCTGGCCAGCCAGCCGGCCGGGCTGCGCATGAACGCCTACGCCACCCATGGCGGCGTGGACAAGCGCCGTTTCGAGATGTACGCGCTGGCCGCATCGATCGTGGGCAAGTGCCACTTCTGCGTGAAGTCGCACTACCAGCTGCTGAAGAATGAACAGGGCATGACCGCGCAGCAGCTGCGCGACGTCGGCCGCATTGCCGCAGTGATCGTGGCCGCGGCCAACGTGATCGCGGCGCAGTAA
- a CDS encoding peroxiredoxin translates to MKTVGDKLEAFHVVGVKPGFNNHEENGQSAFEDITEKSFEGKWKIIYFYPKDFTFVCPTEIVAFAKLNGDFADRDAIVLGGSTDNEFVKLAWRREHKDLNKLNQWQFADVTGSLIDQLGVRDHAAGVALRATFIVDPENTIQHVSVNNLNVGRNPDEVLRILDGLQTDELCPCNRAVGGATL, encoded by the coding sequence ATGAAGACCGTTGGTGACAAGCTCGAAGCCTTCCACGTCGTCGGTGTCAAGCCGGGTTTCAACAATCACGAAGAGAACGGCCAGTCGGCTTTCGAAGACATCACTGAGAAGTCGTTCGAAGGCAAGTGGAAGATCATCTACTTCTACCCGAAGGACTTCACCTTCGTGTGCCCGACGGAAATCGTGGCCTTCGCCAAGCTGAATGGCGACTTCGCCGACCGCGATGCGATCGTGCTGGGCGGCTCGACCGACAACGAGTTCGTCAAGCTGGCATGGCGCCGCGAACACAAGGACCTGAACAAGCTGAACCAGTGGCAATTCGCCGACGTGACCGGTTCGCTGATCGACCAGCTGGGCGTGCGTGACCACGCCGCCGGCGTTGCCCTGCGCGCGACCTTCATCGTCGACCCGGAAAACACCATCCAGCACGTTTCGGTGAACAACCTGAACGTCGGCCGCAACCCGGACGAAGTCCTGCGTATCCTGGACGGCCTGCAAACGGACGAGCTGTGCCCGTGCAACCGTGCGGTTGGTGGCGCCACGCTGTAA
- a CDS encoding MFS transporter, which produces MSETTAASAGSQHGFRTVFRVVSGNFLEMYDFMVYGFYAAAIARTFFPSGNEFASLMLSLATFGAGFLMRPLGAIVLGAYIDHHGRRKGLIMTLVLMAMGTLLIACVPGYATIGVAAPLLVLAGRLLQGFSAGVELGGVSVYLSEIAKPGRKGFYVAWQSGSQQVAVIFAGLLGVILHATLAPAQMDEWGWRIPFLVGCLIVPFLFLIRRSLEETEAFKARKHRPAIGEIYRSMLQNWRIILAGCMMVVMTTVSFYMITAYTPTFGKTVLKLDDTDNLIVTMCVGLSNFIWLPLMGALSDRVGRKPLLLGFTVATLLSAYPAVSWLVAEPSFARLLMVELWLSFLYGSYNGAMVVALTEIMPPAVRTTGFSLAYSLATALFGGFTPAISTYLIHATGNKAAPGLWLMFAALCGLVATLVIFRARRGSEAAMQAA; this is translated from the coding sequence ATGTCAGAGACCACCGCAGCGTCCGCCGGCTCGCAGCACGGGTTCCGCACCGTGTTTCGCGTCGTCAGCGGCAACTTCCTGGAAATGTACGACTTCATGGTGTACGGCTTCTACGCCGCCGCCATTGCCAGGACGTTCTTCCCGAGCGGCAACGAGTTTGCCTCGCTGATGCTTTCGCTCGCCACCTTTGGCGCGGGCTTCCTGATGCGGCCGCTGGGCGCGATCGTGCTGGGCGCGTATATCGACCACCACGGCCGCCGCAAGGGGCTGATCATGACGCTGGTGCTGATGGCCATGGGCACGCTGCTGATCGCCTGCGTGCCGGGCTATGCCACCATCGGCGTGGCCGCGCCGCTGCTGGTGCTGGCCGGCCGGCTGCTGCAGGGCTTTTCCGCGGGCGTGGAGCTGGGCGGGGTCTCGGTCTACCTGTCCGAGATCGCCAAGCCCGGGCGCAAGGGCTTCTATGTCGCATGGCAATCGGGTAGCCAGCAGGTGGCGGTGATCTTCGCCGGCTTGCTCGGCGTGATCCTGCACGCCACGCTGGCGCCGGCGCAGATGGACGAATGGGGCTGGCGCATCCCGTTCCTGGTCGGCTGCCTGATCGTGCCGTTCCTGTTCCTGATCCGCCGTTCGCTCGAAGAGACCGAGGCCTTCAAGGCGCGCAAGCACCGCCCGGCGATCGGCGAGATCTACCGCTCGATGCTGCAGAACTGGCGCATCATCCTGGCCGGCTGCATGATGGTGGTGATGACCACGGTGTCGTTCTACATGATCACCGCGTACACGCCGACCTTCGGCAAGACCGTGCTGAAGCTGGACGACACCGACAACCTGATCGTCACCATGTGCGTGGGCCTGTCCAACTTCATCTGGCTGCCGCTGATGGGCGCGCTGTCGGACCGGGTCGGGCGCAAGCCGCTGCTGCTGGGCTTCACGGTGGCGACGCTGCTGAGCGCGTATCCGGCGGTGTCGTGGCTGGTGGCCGAGCCGTCGTTCGCGCGGCTGCTGATGGTGGAGCTGTGGCTGTCGTTCCTGTATGGCAGCTATAACGGCGCGATGGTGGTGGCGCTGACCGAGATCATGCCGCCCGCGGTGCGCACCACCGGCTTCTCGCTGGCCTACAGCCTTGCGACCGCGCTGTTCGGCGGCTTCACGCCGGCGATCTCGACCTACCTGATCCACGCCACCGGCAACAAGGCCGCGCCCGGGCTGTGGCTGATGTTCGCCGCGCTGTGCGGGCTGGTTGCCACGCTGGTGATCTTCCGCGCGCGCCGCGGCAGCGAGGCGGCGATGCAGGCGGCTTGA